One window of the Candidatus Chryseobacterium colombiense genome contains the following:
- a CDS encoding diphthine--ammonia ligase, giving the protein MKPKAIFNWSSGKDSALALYKTLKEEQFEVTSLLTSINKEFQRISMHGVHVSLLEKQAESLGFPLIKMEIPKEPTMEEYREIMAKTMSKVKVQGITHSIFGDIFLEDLRKYREDQLQSIGMTGVFPLWKINTNYLIHEFLDLGFKTIVTCVNETYLDKSFAGRIIDKDFIKDLPENVDPCGENGEFHTFTFDGPIFKTAIDFKIGETVKKTYPKPQTDDNKETGEYVFWFCDLILQ; this is encoded by the coding sequence ATGAAACCCAAAGCCATCTTCAACTGGAGCAGTGGAAAAGACTCTGCTCTCGCATTATATAAAACGTTAAAAGAGGAACAATTTGAAGTCACATCCCTGCTAACAAGTATCAATAAAGAATTTCAAAGGATCTCCATGCACGGCGTTCATGTTTCTTTGTTAGAAAAACAGGCTGAAAGTTTAGGTTTTCCTTTAATTAAAATGGAAATTCCAAAAGAGCCGACTATGGAAGAATATCGTGAGATCATGGCTAAAACTATGAGTAAGGTAAAAGTTCAGGGAATAACTCACTCTATTTTCGGGGATATTTTTCTGGAAGATTTAAGAAAATACCGCGAAGATCAGTTACAGTCTATTGGCATGACAGGTGTTTTCCCATTATGGAAAATCAACACAAACTATCTCATTCATGAATTTTTAGATCTAGGTTTTAAAACCATCGTGACTTGTGTCAATGAAACGTATTTAGATAAAAGTTTTGCAGGAAGAATTATTGATAAGGATTTCATTAAAGATCTACCCGAAAATGTTGATCCTTGCGGAGAAAACGGAGAGTTTCATACTTTTACTTTTGATGGACCTATTTTTAAAACCGCAATTGATTTTAAAATTGGGGAAACTGTTAAGAAAACATATCCGAAACCCCAAACTGATGACAATAAGGAAACAGGAGAATATGTTTTTTGGTTTTGCGATTTGATCTTACAATAA
- a CDS encoding PadR family transcriptional regulator: MKKNSLYKGTLQNIILKLLSKEVKMYGYQITQRAKELTEGELEMTEGALYPLLHKLEADGIITSELQEINGRNRKYYLLTDKGKKQQATQEDEMRSYLFNLKAIFDI, from the coding sequence ATGAAGAAAAACAGTCTCTATAAAGGAACGCTCCAGAATATAATTCTTAAACTCCTTTCAAAAGAAGTTAAGATGTATGGTTATCAAATCACGCAACGTGCAAAAGAGCTTACGGAAGGTGAATTAGAAATGACGGAAGGTGCACTATATCCTCTTTTACATAAATTGGAAGCGGACGGAATTATTACTTCCGAATTGCAGGAAATTAACGGGAGAAACCGTAAATATTATCTGCTTACAGATAAGGGTAAAAAACAGCAGGCGACACAGGAAGACGAAATGAGAAGTTATCTTTTTAACCTTAAAGCTATTTTTGATATATGA
- a CDS encoding 2'-5' RNA ligase family protein: MKKMYFIAIYPPQNIIEEINVFKKDLAINFANSKALKNEAHITLFPPFDREAELENDIHEAFQKINTDLIPFEVVLNGFGSFPNPKNLVLFVQPEESENLKQLQLLVKEKFNFKKYSFNPHVTVGYRDLTYDNFLKAWEIYQYKIYKTKFLVDKIILLRHDGKWIPIAEKMLVGK; encoded by the coding sequence ATGAAAAAAATGTACTTCATTGCCATTTATCCTCCTCAAAACATTATTGAGGAAATCAATGTCTTTAAAAAAGATCTGGCCATTAATTTTGCCAATTCTAAAGCTCTAAAAAATGAAGCACACATTACTTTATTTCCACCCTTTGACAGAGAAGCTGAACTTGAAAATGACATTCATGAAGCCTTTCAGAAAATCAATACAGATCTTATTCCTTTTGAAGTTGTATTAAATGGTTTTGGAAGTTTTCCTAATCCGAAAAATCTCGTTTTATTTGTACAGCCCGAAGAAAGTGAAAACTTAAAGCAGCTCCAGCTTCTTGTTAAAGAAAAATTCAATTTCAAAAAATATTCTTTCAATCCTCATGTGACTGTTGGATACAGAGATCTCACTTATGATAATTTTCTGAAAGCATGGGAAATTTATCAATATAAAATCTATAAAACTAAATTCTTAGTTGATAAAATTATCTTACTTCGACATGACGGAAAATGGATTCCTATTGCCGAAAAAATGCTTGTGGGAAAATAA
- the ruvC gene encoding crossover junction endodeoxyribonuclease RuvC, with amino-acid sequence MSAEKIILGIDPGTTVMGFGLISVNKGKMEMVSIHELLLKKYPNHETKLKYIFDKTLALIDEFHPDEVALEAPFYGKNVQSMLKLGRAQGVAMAASLYRNIPITEYSPKKIKMAITGNGNASKEQVAGMLQNLLKLKEFPTKYLDASDGLAVAVCHHFNSGTLTDTKSYTGWESFLKQNPDRLK; translated from the coding sequence ATTTCAGCAGAGAAAATAATATTAGGAATTGACCCCGGAACAACGGTTATGGGATTTGGATTGATTTCTGTAAATAAGGGAAAGATGGAAATGGTTTCCATTCATGAATTACTTTTGAAGAAATATCCTAATCATGAAACAAAACTTAAATATATTTTTGATAAAACATTGGCCCTTATTGATGAGTTCCATCCTGATGAAGTTGCTTTGGAAGCTCCCTTTTACGGAAAAAATGTTCAAAGTATGCTAAAATTGGGAAGAGCTCAAGGAGTTGCCATGGCCGCAAGTCTTTACAGAAATATTCCTATCACAGAATACTCCCCGAAAAAAATAAAAATGGCTATTACCGGAAACGGAAATGCGAGTAAAGAGCAGGTTGCTGGGATGCTTCAGAATCTTCTGAAATTAAAAGAATTCCCAACAAAATATCTCGATGCTTCTGATGGCTTAGCAGTAGCCGTATGTCATCATTTTAATTCCGGTACTCTTACGGACACCAAGTCTTATACCGGCTGGGAAAGTTTTTTAAAGCAAAATCCAGATCGGTTAAAATAA
- a CDS encoding DUF4407 domain-containing protein: MKKTQPIINQTDYKINWFQKFLMICSGGNIHILRKIPSEWNKFSGIGGIVLFTAVFATLSAGYAMFTVFDNIWTAIGFGILWGLMIFNLDRYIVSSIKKTGTWWNQILMAIPRLVLATFLGIIISKPLELKIFEKEVNKQLNTIIQRNKKQLQGEMNGRILQQSGPFETEKKQISEKIVQYQKSYDSASVELEKEILGTKTGLTSGKVGFGSNAKRKQELKEQRRQDLENYQKQVAPRLEYLDNEISKVYTNLETERKSTETFEDKFNGFAARLQALDELGKNSAIIGLAASFIMGLFICLEISPVLVKLISHIGPYDHLLEKTENDFRLYAKEKIEKGNAATDFRINDFKDKLGE; encoded by the coding sequence ATGAAAAAAACACAACCAATTATAAATCAAACAGATTATAAGATCAACTGGTTTCAGAAATTCCTTATGATCTGTTCAGGAGGAAATATCCATATTCTAAGAAAAATACCAAGTGAATGGAATAAGTTTTCCGGAATTGGAGGAATTGTACTGTTTACAGCTGTCTTTGCAACACTATCCGCAGGTTATGCTATGTTTACGGTTTTTGATAATATCTGGACAGCGATAGGATTCGGTATCTTATGGGGATTAATGATCTTTAACCTGGATCGTTACATTGTATCATCTATAAAAAAAACAGGCACATGGTGGAATCAGATTTTAATGGCAATTCCTCGTCTAGTATTGGCTACCTTTTTAGGTATTATTATCTCTAAACCACTAGAGCTTAAAATTTTTGAAAAAGAAGTCAACAAACAGCTGAATACCATTATTCAAAGAAACAAAAAACAGCTTCAAGGAGAAATGAACGGACGTATTCTTCAACAGAGTGGACCTTTTGAGACCGAGAAAAAACAAATCTCTGAAAAGATTGTCCAATATCAAAAATCTTATGACTCAGCTTCAGTAGAATTAGAAAAGGAAATTCTCGGCACCAAAACAGGCCTAACCAGCGGAAAAGTAGGTTTTGGAAGCAATGCCAAACGCAAGCAGGAGCTCAAGGAACAGAGACGACAAGATTTAGAAAATTATCAAAAACAGGTAGCTCCTAGATTAGAATATCTCGACAATGAAATTTCAAAAGTATATACCAATCTTGAAACGGAAAGAAAATCTACTGAAACTTTCGAGGATAAATTCAATGGTTTTGCGGCAAGGCTTCAGGCATTGGATGAATTAGGAAAAAACTCAGCTATTATCGGTTTGGCAGCCAGTTTTATCATGGGACTTTTTATCTGCCTTGAAATTTCTCCGGTTTTGGTAAAGCTAATTTCTCACATCGGTCCTTATGACCATCTTCTTGAAAAAACTGAAAATGATTTCCGATTGTATGCCAAAGAAAAAATAGAGAAAGGAAATGCCGCAACAGATTTCAGGATCAATGATTTTAAAGACAAACTCGGGGAATAA
- the guaB gene encoding IMP dehydrogenase, translated as MSIHNKIVETAITFDDVLLVPSYSEVLPNQVSLKSRLTDKITLNVPIVSAAMDTVTEADLAIALARVGGLGFIHKNMTIAEQAAQVNRVKRSENGMISDPVTLSKDHTLAQAKETMAKYKISGLPVVDAENTLIGIITNRDVKYQENLDMKVEEIMTKNNLITSDKNTNLEKAKEILLKNRVEKLPIVDSENKLVGLITIKDIDNQLEYPNANKDQNGRLIVGAGVGVGEDTLDRIAALVQAGVDIIGIDSAHGHSKGVLDKISEIRKAYPDLDIVGGNIVTAEAAEDLIKAGANVLKVGVGPGSICTTRVVAGVGVPQLSAIYNVYEYAKTKNVAVIADGGIKLSGDIVKAIASGAGAVMLGSLLAGTDEAPGEEIIFQGRKFKTYQGMGSLSAMKRGGKERYFQSEAKKFVPEGIEGRVPSKGKLEDVIFQLTGGLRAGMGYCGAKDVEALQKDTKMVMITGSGLKESHPHDVIITQEAPNYSL; from the coding sequence ATGTCTATTCATAACAAAATTGTAGAGACAGCCATCACTTTCGATGACGTGCTTCTAGTCCCTTCTTATTCAGAAGTTTTACCTAATCAGGTTTCTTTAAAATCAAGACTTACCGACAAAATTACGCTTAATGTTCCTATCGTTTCTGCTGCAATGGATACCGTTACAGAGGCCGATTTGGCAATTGCATTGGCGAGAGTGGGAGGTTTGGGTTTCATTCACAAAAATATGACGATTGCGGAACAGGCTGCACAAGTAAACAGAGTGAAACGTTCTGAAAACGGGATGATTTCTGATCCTGTTACCCTTTCAAAAGATCATACTTTGGCGCAGGCTAAAGAAACAATGGCTAAATATAAAATCTCAGGTCTTCCTGTAGTAGATGCTGAAAATACATTAATCGGTATTATTACTAACAGAGATGTAAAATATCAGGAAAACCTTGATATGAAGGTTGAAGAGATTATGACGAAAAATAATCTGATCACTTCCGATAAAAATACAAACCTGGAGAAAGCCAAAGAAATTCTTCTTAAAAACAGAGTTGAAAAACTTCCTATTGTAGATAGTGAAAATAAATTGGTTGGATTGATCACAATTAAAGATATCGACAATCAATTGGAATATCCGAATGCAAACAAAGATCAGAATGGCCGTTTAATCGTTGGAGCAGGAGTTGGTGTAGGAGAGGATACTTTAGATAGAATTGCTGCTTTAGTTCAGGCCGGAGTGGATATTATCGGAATAGATTCTGCACACGGTCATTCAAAAGGAGTGTTAGATAAAATTTCAGAAATCAGAAAAGCATATCCAGATTTGGATATCGTTGGAGGAAATATTGTAACAGCTGAAGCTGCTGAGGATTTGATCAAAGCCGGGGCAAACGTTCTTAAAGTAGGTGTTGGACCTGGTTCTATCTGTACAACTAGAGTTGTTGCGGGAGTTGGAGTTCCTCAGTTATCTGCAATTTATAATGTTTATGAATATGCTAAAACTAAAAATGTTGCCGTAATTGCTGACGGAGGAATTAAACTTTCAGGAGATATCGTAAAGGCAATTGCAAGTGGAGCAGGAGCGGTAATGTTAGGATCTTTATTAGCTGGTACTGATGAAGCGCCGGGTGAAGAAATCATTTTCCAGGGTAGAAAATTCAAAACATATCAGGGAATGGGAAGTCTTTCCGCAATGAAGAGAGGAGGTAAAGAAAGATATTTCCAGAGTGAAGCTAAAAAATTCGTTCCTGAAGGAATTGAAGGAAGAGTTCCGAGTAAAGGAAAATTGGAAGATGTTATTTTCCAATTGACGGGAGGTCTGAGAGCAGGAATGGGATATTGTGGAGCAAAAGATGTTGAAGCTTTACAAAAAGACACTAAAATGGTAATGATAACAGGTAGCGGCTTAAAAGAGTCTCATCCACATGATGTGATTATTACGCAGGAAGCTCCGAATTATTCTTTGTAA
- a CDS encoding DUF4252 domain-containing protein: MKVLKNIFLTVGTILLMQSCIVSPGKGNMIYFSDSGNDFKGARFTSINVPMFLAKPMIKKALREDGKDNDEIIKLVKKVSKIKVLTVENGDRAMLKDFTNYLNNNNYEDWATIKHDGDNVNIRVKQKDDVIKNMLITVNSDKELVFVDVRGSFTVDDISKMIASATDK, translated from the coding sequence ATGAAAGTATTAAAGAACATTTTTCTGACTGTTGGTACGATTCTCCTGATGCAGTCTTGTATCGTTTCTCCCGGAAAAGGAAATATGATTTACTTTTCAGATTCTGGAAATGATTTTAAAGGAGCGAGATTTACAAGCATTAATGTGCCCATGTTTCTGGCAAAGCCAATGATTAAAAAAGCATTGAGAGAAGACGGAAAAGATAATGATGAAATTATTAAACTGGTCAAAAAAGTTTCCAAGATAAAAGTACTGACCGTAGAAAACGGAGACAGGGCTATGTTGAAAGATTTTACGAATTACTTAAATAACAATAACTACGAAGACTGGGCGACTATAAAACATGATGGAGATAATGTGAACATTCGTGTAAAACAAAAAGATGATGTTATTAAAAATATGCTCATCACGGTGAACTCCGATAAAGAATTGGTTTTTGTGGATGTTAGAGGAAGCTTTACGGTAGATGATATTTCTAAAATGATTGCTTCAGCTACGGATAAGTAG
- a CDS encoding DUF4252 domain-containing protein, producing MKKIIIVFALAFSHFFNVYGQKDKLDQLFDKYQEVEGVTSIKIAKPMFGMLNNLDLGDAELDQIKPLLSKITGLKVFIAEKPQDGNSVKGQKLDQISKDISSYLSNLNYSEIMTMNSKGAKIKFLSAEEKNGILDDLLLSIDSGGEESILVKLDGKLSMSDINKLVSSTETKINPVTNTRNNITSDITSSYLNGEARNVGEFSGIQVSTGVNVVFKQESPTNIKVIADADKLQYIVTKVENGVLRVYVDNKGQKNLKFKNISVNVSSPRMDNIKTSSGSTFTTVNGVKENNMVIDASSGSVVKGKFMISNNTTVEATSGSDIKIDINSKNFTFKGSSGSNTTVEGQTGMASFDMSSGALCKAENFKANTVDAESSSGSNLSINVTDKLKAKASSGGIIKYKGNPEITSDISKNSGGALKQIN from the coding sequence ATGAAAAAAATAATCATAGTATTCGCACTGGCCTTCTCACATTTTTTCAATGTGTATGGGCAAAAGGATAAACTCGACCAGCTTTTTGATAAATATCAGGAAGTGGAAGGAGTGACTTCTATAAAAATCGCAAAACCGATGTTTGGGATGCTGAATAATCTGGATCTTGGTGATGCGGAACTTGACCAGATCAAGCCTTTATTATCAAAAATTACAGGTTTGAAAGTATTTATTGCGGAAAAACCTCAGGATGGAAATTCTGTAAAAGGTCAGAAGCTGGATCAGATCAGCAAAGATATTTCGTCTTATTTAAGCAATCTGAATTATAGTGAGATCATGACAATGAACAGCAAGGGTGCTAAAATAAAATTCCTTTCTGCAGAAGAAAAGAACGGAATTTTGGATGATTTGCTGTTGAGCATCGACAGTGGTGGCGAAGAAAGTATTCTGGTAAAACTGGATGGCAAATTGTCTATGAGTGATATTAATAAACTTGTCAGCTCGACGGAGACGAAAATCAATCCTGTTACCAATACCCGAAACAATATTACTTCAGACATTACTTCTTCCTATTTAAATGGAGAAGCCAGAAATGTTGGCGAATTCTCAGGAATCCAGGTAAGTACCGGTGTAAATGTAGTTTTCAAACAGGAAAGTCCTACGAATATTAAGGTAATCGCAGATGCAGACAAGCTTCAGTACATCGTTACTAAAGTTGAAAATGGAGTCTTAAGAGTTTATGTTGATAATAAAGGGCAGAAAAATCTGAAATTTAAAAACATCAGCGTGAATGTTTCTTCTCCAAGGATGGATAATATCAAAACTTCTTCGGGATCAACCTTTACAACAGTTAATGGTGTGAAAGAAAATAATATGGTAATTGATGCGTCTTCCGGCTCTGTGGTGAAAGGTAAGTTTATGATTTCAAATAATACAACGGTAGAAGCAACTTCCGGGTCAGATATTAAAATTGATATCAATTCTAAAAACTTTACTTTCAAAGGATCAAGCGGTTCGAATACAACGGTTGAGGGACAAACGGGAATGGCAAGCTTCGATATGAGTAGCGGTGCACTTTGTAAGGCAGAAAATTTTAAAGCCAATACGGTAGATGCCGAATCTTCATCAGGATCTAATCTTTCTATAAATGTTACCGATAAATTAAAAGCAAAAGCATCTTCAGGAGGTATCATTAAATATAAAGGTAATCCGGAAATCACATCCGATATAAGTAAAAACTCCGGCGGAGCTTTAAAGCAGATTAACTAA
- a CDS encoding sigma-70 family RNA polymerase sigma factor, translating to MTQETFKDTVFILKDEMYRFAKRFVMSSDEAEDVVQDLMIRFWQKKEELGQFGNLKSYALKAVRNECLNRLKHHDVKLGFADMQLHRSELYSMEVNNLKEQIIGYINQLPEKQKMVIHLKDVEEYEVSEIAEMMEMEENAVRVNLMRARQKVKEQISQLMSYEQRQISK from the coding sequence ATGACCCAAGAGACCTTTAAGGATACGGTGTTCATTCTCAAAGATGAGATGTATCGCTTTGCGAAAAGGTTCGTCATGAGCAGTGATGAAGCGGAAGATGTGGTGCAGGATTTAATGATCAGGTTTTGGCAGAAGAAGGAAGAGTTGGGACAATTCGGGAATTTAAAATCCTATGCGTTGAAAGCCGTCCGGAACGAATGCCTGAACCGACTGAAGCACCACGATGTGAAGTTGGGATTTGCAGATATGCAGCTTCACCGCTCGGAGCTTTACAGTATGGAAGTGAATAATCTGAAAGAGCAGATTATCGGGTATATTAACCAGCTTCCGGAAAAACAAAAGATGGTTATCCATTTAAAAGATGTAGAAGAATATGAAGTTTCAGAAATTGCTGAAATGATGGAAATGGAAGAAAACGCAGTAAGGGTAAACCTGATGCGGGCTAGACAAAAAGTAAAAGAACAAATCTCACAACTGATGAGCTATGAACAACGACAAATTTCAAAATAA
- a CDS encoding GlmU family protein has product MQLVFSDAQYWEDFLPLTFTRPIAEMRCGILTFSERWQKILENTEISYFTEVYLQQKFREPEKKESLFLVTNFLPTETVIQQIKELKQGEALVYEDELIAAKINMKDFSLHQIEKMTDIKEELIFFKKPTDLFTYNNKAIDFDFDLLTKGRASQELSYTNGFLGDKKDLFIEEGAEVEFSTLNTKTGKIYIGKNAEVMEGCNLRGPIALCEESKFNLGAKIYGATTIGPHSKVGGEVSNIIIFGYSNKGHDGFVGNSVIGEWCNLGADTNSSNLKNNYGHVKLWNYRTKAFEDTGLQFAGLIMGDHSKTAINTQLNTGTVIGVASNIFKEGFPPNLIDNFSWGGFKGDERFKLDKAYEVAEKAMARRKIPLTDEDKAIFKHIFDTY; this is encoded by the coding sequence ATGCAATTAGTATTTTCAGATGCGCAATATTGGGAAGACTTTCTTCCGCTTACCTTTACACGTCCTATTGCAGAAATGCGATGCGGGATTCTTACTTTTTCTGAAAGATGGCAGAAAATTTTAGAGAACACAGAGATCTCTTATTTTACGGAGGTTTATCTTCAACAAAAATTCAGAGAGCCGGAAAAAAAAGAAAGCCTTTTCCTGGTTACCAATTTTTTGCCAACTGAAACTGTAATTCAGCAGATCAAAGAATTGAAACAAGGAGAAGCTTTAGTATATGAAGATGAATTGATCGCAGCTAAAATCAATATGAAAGATTTTTCTCTTCATCAAATTGAGAAAATGACGGATATAAAAGAAGAGCTTATTTTCTTTAAAAAGCCTACCGACCTTTTTACCTATAATAATAAAGCCATTGATTTTGATTTTGATCTCCTTACCAAAGGGAGAGCTTCGCAAGAACTTTCCTATACCAATGGATTTTTGGGCGATAAAAAAGATTTGTTCATAGAAGAAGGAGCAGAAGTTGAGTTTTCTACTTTAAATACAAAAACAGGGAAAATCTACATCGGAAAAAATGCTGAAGTCATGGAAGGTTGTAATCTTCGTGGTCCGATTGCACTTTGTGAAGAATCGAAATTTAATCTGGGAGCAAAAATTTACGGGGCAACAACTATCGGTCCTCATTCTAAGGTAGGAGGTGAAGTGAGCAATATTATCATTTTTGGATATTCTAATAAAGGTCATGATGGTTTTGTAGGAAACTCTGTAATCGGAGAATGGTGCAATCTGGGAGCAGATACCAATTCTTCGAACCTTAAAAATAACTACGGTCACGTAAAACTTTGGAATTACAGAACCAAAGCTTTCGAAGATACAGGATTGCAGTTTGCAGGGTTAATTATGGGAGATCATTCTAAAACAGCAATCAACACGCAGTTAAATACAGGAACTGTGATTGGAGTGGCTTCTAACATTTTCAAGGAAGGTTTTCCGCCGAATTTGATCGATAATTTTTCATGGGGAGGTTTTAAGGGTGATGAAAGATTTAAATTAGACAAAGCCTACGAAGTGGCAGAAAAAGCAATGGCAAGAAGAAAAATACCTTTGACGGATGAGGATAAGGCTATTTTTAAACATATTTTTGATACCTATTAA
- a CDS encoding type B 50S ribosomal protein L31, which yields MKNGIHPENYRLVVFKDMSNDEVFLCKSTAETKDTIEYEGQEYPLIKMEISSTSHPFYTGKTKLVDTAGRVDKFMNKYKKFAK from the coding sequence ATGAAAAACGGAATCCACCCAGAAAATTATAGACTTGTTGTTTTCAAAGATATGAGTAACGACGAAGTGTTTCTTTGCAAGTCTACTGCAGAAACTAAAGATACTATCGAGTACGAAGGACAAGAGTACCCTCTAATCAAAATGGAAATCTCTTCAACTTCTCACCCTTTCTACACAGGAAAAACTAAACTAGTTGACACTGCAGGTAGAGTTGATAAGTTCATGAACAAATACAAAAAATTCGCTAAGTAA